GATCAGCAGGGCGAAGCGTGGAGCGCTGCAGGTCCGCGCGGGCCTGACCCGCGCCACGGCGTCACACCGAGCGCGAACGGAACGGCCCGGCGAACGCCGCCGGGCCGGCAGTTGTCTCATCCTTCGCGGCCGGGGCCGCCGGCGGGCTCACATTCCCACGTCGTCACGCAGGTCCTTGACGCGATCGGTCCGCTCCCAGCTGAACTCCGGCTCGGAGCGGCCGAAGTGCCCGTAGGCCGCCGTCTTGCGGTAGATGGGACGCCGCAGGTCGAGGTACTTGATGATCCCGGCCGGCGTGAAGTCGAAGTGCCGCCGGACGAGCTGCTCGAGCCTGGCATTGGGGACTTTGCCGGTGCCGAACGTCTCGACCATGATCGACACGGGATCGGCGACGCCGATCGCGTACGCCACCTGCAGCTGCGCACGCTCGGCCAGCCCCGCCGCCACGATGTTCTTGGCCACGTGCCGGGCCATGTACGACGCCGACCGGTCGACCTTCGTGGGATCCTTACCCGAAAACGCGCCGCCCCCGTGCGGGCAGGAGCCGCCGTAGGTGTCCACGATGATCTTCCGCCCGGTGAGCCCGGTGTCCCCCATCGGGCCGCCGGTGACGAAGCGACCGGTGGGGTTGACGTGGAAGACGCAGCGCTGACGATCGATCAGCTCGGGCGGGAGGGTCGGGACCACGCAGTGCTTGACGATGTCCTCGCGGATCTGCTCGTTGGTCACCTCGGGGCCGTGCTGGGTGGAGACCACCACCGTCTCCACCGACCGGGGCTGCCCATCGACGTAGCGGACGGTCACCTGGGACTTGCCGTCGGGCCGGAGGTATCCCAGCACGCCCGTCTTGCGCAGCTCGGCCAGCCGCATGGTGAGCTTGTGGGCGAGCATGATCGGCAAGGGCATGAGCTCGGGGGTTTCCCGGCAGGCGTAGCCGAACATGAGCCCCTGATCCCCGGCTCCCAGCCGGTCCACCCCCATCGCGATATCCGAGGATTGCTCGTCGATGGCGGCGATGACGGCGCACGTGTCGGCGTCGAAGCCGAACTTGGCCCGCGTGTAGCCGACGTGACGGATGGTCTCCCGAGCGACGCGCGGGATGTCGACGTAGCACGACGTGGTGATCTCTCCGGCCACCACCACCAGCCCCGTGGTCAGCAGGGTCTCGCAGGCCACGCGTCCCGTGGGATCCTGGGCGATGATGGAGTCGAGGACCGCATCGGAGATCTGGTCGGCGATCTTGTCGGGATGCCCTTCGGTCACCGACTCCGACGTGAACAGGTACTCGTCTCGCGCCATCGTCCTCCCCTCCCGGGTGGAAGTCGCGTCAGTGTAGCACGTGGCCGGGGCCCTTTTCGAGCGCGGGCCGTCTCGCGTGCTACGTGACGGGCGGCGAGTCGTTCAGACGCGCCTTGAAGCCTTCCAGCAGGGGCACGGCCCAGGGATCGACGCCGCGGAGGGCGGCCAGGTAGAAACTGGTCCACTGCCCGAGGGCGATCAACGAGAAGAGGCGCGCCAGGCCGCCCTTGCCTCGTGTCCACGCCTCGCTCACCGCCACCTGGCCGGCGATCAGCTCGCGGAGCACGGCGAAGCGCCGGCGGATCTCCGGGGCCTCGAGGCTGTCGCGGAGCAAGACGACGTGCATGGCCGTGGCCGGCCGCGTGCCCCAGGCCTCGATCTCGTTGTGGTTCATCTCGGGCACGGCGCCGGCCACGGCGAAGGTCTTGGCGTTCTCTTCCAGATCCGTTTTCCACCGGTAGGCCACGGCCCCGGTCGCCGGTCCCCCGTAGACGACGGGGACGCGATCGCCGATGGCCAGGGCCAGTCGCTTGGCCTCGTTCGCGGCCGTCGGCGAGTCGGGGGCCAGCTCGCCGGTCAGCGTCTGGAGCTCGCCCAGCGCCTCCTCCACTTCTGCGTCCGTGGGCACGGTCAGGTCAGCCGCGCGGAGCACCGCCAGCATGGGAAAGAAGAGGTAGCCCAGCGCCATGCGCGGCATGAGCCCGGCCGGCAGCATCACCGCGGGCAGGCCATGACGTCGAGCCAGCGCGGCGAGGCGGCCGCCCGCGGTGACGGCCACCAGCCGGCAGCCGCGCTCCAGCGCGGTCCTGGCCGCCGAGAGCGTCTCGACCGTGTCCCCCGAGTACGAGACGACGATCACCAGATCCGCCGCTCCGGCCAGCGCCGGTAGCCCGTACCCTCGGTGGACCAGCACCGGAACCTCTATGCGCTCCGCCGCACACGCGGCCAGCACGTCGCCGCCGGCGGCCGAGCCGCCCATGCCGGCGACGATCACCGCCCGCGGCCGCGGCAGCGGCTCGACCGGCGAGAGCGCGAGCGCGACGGCCGTCCGGCACTGGGTGGGAAAGCTCGCCAGCACCGTGCGGGTGTCGTGGCGGTCGATCCGGGCCAGGGCCGCGAGATCGTCGAGCATCATCGGGCCGTCACGCTCAGCGAGGTGGTGAGCTCCCATTCCTGGGGAGCCTCGGCCAGCAGGGGCCAGGTCAGAAGAAACGCCGTGCCCTGATAGATCCGCTCGAAGCCGCCCTCGGACACCGAGACCGTCTCCACCGGGCCCCACGCTACCTCAGCCCGCGGGCTCCACTCGAGCCTCACCTCCAGGCCGGCCCATTCGTCGGCCAGCACGATGTGCGTGAGGTCGTCGCGCCGGCCGCCGCTGCGCAACGGCGGCCGATCCGGCAGCGCGAGGTACCGCTGGGGGCCATCCCCTCCGGTGAGGGCGAGGTTCCACTGCACGGCCCACCGGGCGGGCAGAGCCGCCGGCGTAGGCTGGATGCGGTACCGCGCCTGGACTGCCCGGCTGTCCACAGTCACGCGCTTCACCACCCGGGCCAGGTCCGCGTCCGGCAACAGGCTGAGCGTGACCGCGACGCCGTCCGGCGTGCCGCTGATCTCCGAGGTGAATCGGCT
This DNA window, taken from Candidatus Methylomirabilota bacterium, encodes the following:
- the metK gene encoding methionine adenosyltransferase — its product is MARDEYLFTSESVTEGHPDKIADQISDAVLDSIIAQDPTGRVACETLLTTGLVVVAGEITTSCYVDIPRVARETIRHVGYTRAKFGFDADTCAVIAAIDEQSSDIAMGVDRLGAGDQGLMFGYACRETPELMPLPIMLAHKLTMRLAELRKTGVLGYLRPDGKSQVTVRYVDGQPRSVETVVVSTQHGPEVTNEQIREDIVKHCVVPTLPPELIDRQRCVFHVNPTGRFVTGGPMGDTGLTGRKIIVDTYGGSCPHGGGAFSGKDPTKVDRSASYMARHVAKNIVAAGLAERAQLQVAYAIGVADPVSIMVETFGTGKVPNARLEQLVRRHFDFTPAGIIKYLDLRRPIYRKTAAYGHFGRSEPEFSWERTDRVKDLRDDVGM
- a CDS encoding bifunctional phosphoglucose/phosphomannose isomerase, whose amino-acid sequence is MMLDDLAALARIDRHDTRTVLASFPTQCRTAVALALSPVEPLPRPRAVIVAGMGGSAAGGDVLAACAAERIEVPVLVHRGYGLPALAGAADLVIVVSYSGDTVETLSAARTALERGCRLVAVTAGGRLAALARRHGLPAVMLPAGLMPRMALGYLFFPMLAVLRAADLTVPTDAEVEEALGELQTLTGELAPDSPTAANEAKRLALAIGDRVPVVYGGPATGAVAYRWKTDLEENAKTFAVAGAVPEMNHNEIEAWGTRPATAMHVVLLRDSLEAPEIRRRFAVLRELIAGQVAVSEAWTRGKGGLARLFSLIALGQWTSFYLAALRGVDPWAVPLLEGFKARLNDSPPVT